GAAGACCATCGTCACCGATGCCGAGATCGTCACCTCTCCCGGCGCCACGGGAACCGCATCCGAGGCCGCGCGCATGCCTTCCAGCATCATCGGGCGCGGGGTCTGCACGCCCCCTTCCTCGATCAGCAGAATTGGGCCAAGGGCCACGCCGGCCGCATCGGCATAGAGCTTCGCCTTCGCCCTCGCATCTTGTACGGCCGCCCGGCGCGCGGCATCCAGAATCGGATCGCGATCCTGCACGCCAAAGCTCAGGCCGCGAAAGCCGTTCGCGCCATCGGCGATCACCTCGTCCAACAACACCCCCAGCCGGTCCAGTTCGCGCAGCCGGGCCGTTACCGTGCTTGAGGCGACGAAACCGGTTATTTCGCGCCGTTGCCCCGACCCGTAGCTCGACCAGACCGGCGACAGGTCCAGACCGCTTGTCTGAAGGTCGGTGTCTGCAATCCCGGCCGACCGCAACCCGTCCAGCACCGCCGACAGATCGTCGGAAACGGCGGCCATCGCGCGGTCGGCGGTTCTCGCTTCATGTGTCACGCCAAGCGTCACGGTCGCCATGTCGGGGATGACGTCGACCGCGCCGTAGCCCGAAACGGTCAACTGCCCCGCGCTTAGCGCAGGCAGCGGACTGGCTAGACCGGCACATACAAGAAGCAGCGAGATGAGGCGCATTGTCAGGCTCCGTTCCCAGGACGCGGGACCTCAGACTGGGGCGCGTGGGGCGGCATGGCAAGGAATTCCGCCCGGCCCCTTCTGCCCCGTGGCGATTTCCTGCTATATTCCACCCGCTATGCGTTGGGACCGGCGAAAAACCGGTGTAGAGGTCAGGAATGAAACCGAGTTTTGCGCTGACGCTGTCCGACGACGGGATCGGGCTCTTGCATCATGGCAAGGGGGGGTGGACGCGCCTTGGCGGGGCATCCCCGTCCGACCCCGACCTCGACACCACCCTCAGGGCGCTGCGGGACAAGACAGAGCCGCTGCGCGACGGGCCGCTGCTGACCAAGCTGGTCATTCCCGACAGCCTGATCCTTTACACCACGCTTCCCTGCACCGGCGCGAACCGGGCCGAGAAAGAGGAAGGGTTGCGGCGCGGTCTTGACGGGCTGACTCCCTATGCGCTGGAGGAGTTGGCCTTCGACTGGGTCGAGGCTGGCGACACCGCCCGCGTCGCCGCCGTTGCGTGCGAGACGCTGGAGGAGGCCGAGGCCTTTGCGCGTCAGCACGCGTTCAACCCCGTCTGTTTCGTCGCCGCCCCGCCGGAGGGCACCTTCCCGAGGGAGCCGCTTTTCGGCCCGACCTCGATCGCCGCGGACCTGTTGCCCGCCGATGTCGTGCCGGAGCGGGAGGCGAAGGCCGTGCCCCCGCTCGTCAAACCCGCGGGTGCAGCGGGGTCGCAACCGTCCAAGCGGGCCGCAACGCCGCCACCCGAAAAGCCGGTCGAACCGAAAAAACCGGCCGGTGCGGCCCCGACGCCAGAGTCAGCGTCCGCCGCCGCGACACCTGCGCCTGTCGCGGCGCGGCGCCCCACGGCCAAAGGGGCGGTCAAGCGCGGGCGGCGCATCCCCGTCGGCCTAGTGGCTGCGGCGGGGGCGGTGATGGCCATCGGCCTTGGCGCCATCATGATGACCGGCGGGGATGAGACGACCGAACCGCCCCGCGAGACCGAGCTTGCCGCCCTGCCCGAGCGACCGGCCCCAACTGTTCCAGCCCCCGTTGCCGACGAGGCCCCCGAGGCCGATACGCCGACCGCAGCCGCCGAACTCCCCCCGGCACCCGACGCACCGGCCCCGCCGGTGTCTGCCGAGATCGCCGCGGAAACACCCCCACCCGCCGCCAAGCCCGCAGAGCCGGAGGAACCCACGGCAGAGGAACCGGCCCCGGTCTTTCCCGCAACGCTCGACATCGCGTGGCAAACGGCCCCGGACCAGCCCAGCCCGCCCCGGCAGGACCGGATCGAGGACTTGTACGTCGCCGCACTCGGCCCCTCTATCCGTCCGCCCCAATCGGTCACGCTGCCCGCCCCGGCAGCGGTCATGGCCACGGACGCCCCCTTGCCCGTTCAGCGCCCGCCCGGCCTTCAGGCGCAACCTGTCCCGCCCGAACCCGTCGATCTTGTCCGGGCGACGCCGGAGGGCGTGCTGACACCGGACGGGATCACCGTCATCGCGGGCCGCCCGGATCTGTTGCCGCGCCCCCGCCCCTTTGAAATCGCGGTGGAGCCGGAACCAGCAGCGGAGCCAGAACCGCCCGAGGCCGTTCCCGAGCCGCCCGCGCGCGCCAACGAAGGCTCCGTCGTGGTCGCTGTGATCAGCGGCCAGCCCGAGCGAACCCCACCGGCCCGGCCGCAGGACGCCCCCGGGGCCGACCCCACCGCAGAGGAACAAGTCGAGATAACGGTCACGACCTCTCGGCCCCCCGCCGTTCCGCCGCCGCGCCCGGCGGGCCGCGCCGACGACCCGGCCGCGGTCGAGGGCACCGCCCCCGATCCCGACGACGAAGCCGCCGCCCCCCAGGCGGTGCCCCTGCCCGAGACCGCCGTTCTTGTCGCGAGCGCCGAGGCGGCGGCGCGGCTTGCCGGGTTTCGCCCCAAGTTCCGCCCGCCGGGCCGCGTACCCGCCGCCCTGAGCCCCGAGGCAGACCCGCCGGCGACCGACACCGCTGATTCAGCCGATGACACGGACGTGTCAGAGCAGATGCGCACCACCTCGCTCCGCCCCGCGGCGCGGCCGTCCGATTTCGCCGAAAAGGCCCAGGCGCGCACCGCCCCCGCCACGGCCGAGGCACGCGCGCCGAAGATCCCCACCAAGGCGTCGGTGGCCAAACAGGCGACCTTGCGGAACGCCATCAACCTGAACGCCGTGAACCTGATCGGCGTCTACGGGTCGTCCAGCGACCGTCGGGCCCTCGTCCGCCTGCCATCGGGGCGGTATCTCAAGGTCAAGGTCGGGGACCGGATCGACGGCGGCCGCGTCGCGGCCATCGGCGACGACCGTGTGCGCTATGTCAAGAATGGCCGGAATATCGTCCTCGATCTGCCGGGCGATTGATCAGCCGCATCACGACAGGCCCGGTGCGGCCTTGTTCAGCTTGGGCTTGCCCGCAAGGCCGCCTATGCTCGCTTCGGTTCCAACATTGAGCAAAGGACTGCCCCGCCATGGATGGGTTCTTCCTTCAGGCCCTGATCTACCTGACTGCGGCGGTCATCGCCGTACCGATCGCCACGCGGCTTGGGCTTGGCTCGGTCCTTGGCTACCTGTCCGCGGGCATCGTGATCGGCCCCGTTCTGGGGCTGGTCGGGTCCGAAACCGCCAACCTGCAACATTTCGCCGAGTTCGGCGTGGTCCTGATGCTGTTCCTGATCGGGCTGGAACTGGAACCGAAAAGCCTGTGGCAGATGCGCGGGCGGCTTCTGGGCCTCGGCGGGCTTCAGGTCGCGCTGACCACGGCGGCGATCATGGCCACGGCGCTGGCCTTCGGCCTTGTCTGGCAGCAGGCGCTGGCCATCGGCATGGTGCTGGCCCTGTCCTCGACCGCCATCGTCCTGCAAACCCTCAACGAAAAGGGCCTGATGCCGACGGTGGGCGGACGGGCGAGTTTCTCGGTCCTGCTGACGCAGGACATCGCGGTGATCCCGATGCTGGTCGTTCTGCCGCTGCTGGCCAATGGCCCAAAGGCGAGCTTTGCCCCCGACGGATCGGTGATCCGCCATTCGGTCGAGGCTGCCAAGGCGCATGGGCTGTCGCTGGTCGACGGCCTGCCCGGCTGGGGCGTGGCGCTGGTGACGCTGGGGGCGGTGGCCTTCGTCATCCTTCTGGGCCACTACCTGATCCGGCCGCTGTTCCGCTTCGTCCACATGGCCCATCTGCGCGAGATGTATACCGCCGTGGCGCTCTTGCTGATGATCGGCATCGCCGTTCTGATGAGCATGGTGGGCCTGTCGCCGGCGCTTGGCACCTTCCTTGCGGGCGTGGTTCTGGCCGACTCCGAATTCCGCCACGACCTTGAAAGCAATATCGAGCATTTCAAGGGCCTGCTCCTCGGTCTCTTCTTCATTACCGTGGGCGCAGGCATCGATTTCGAATTGCTGCTGGCCGATCCCGGTCTTCTGGTCACGCTCGCCCTGCTGGTGATGGCGATCAAGGCGGTGATCCTGTTGATCGTCGCGCGGATCTTCCGCCTGAAGGGGCAGGATCGGTGGCTCTTTACACTGGGCCTTGCGCAAGCGGGGGAGTTCGGCTTCGTCCTGGTGGGCGTCGCGTTGCAGCAGCGGATCTTCCCCGAAGATACCGGCCAGACGCTGCTTCTGGTGATCGCGCTGTCGATGCTGCTGACGCCGCTGGCCTTCATCGCGCACAAGCTGCTGTCCGAACGGCTGGCCCGGTCCGGGCAGTCGGCCCAGCACAGCCCCGACGAGATCGACGAACGCCACCCGATCATCATCGCCGGGATCGGGCGGTTCGGGCAGGTGGTCCAACGCATGCTGCAGATGTCGGGCTATCGTGCCACGGTGATCGACGACGACCTGCAGACGATCAACCTGATGCGGCGCTTTGGCGTCAAGTCGTTCTTCGGCGACCCGACCCGGCCCGAAACCCTGCGCGCCGCCGGGCTGGATACGGCGCGGGTCCTCGTAGTGGCGCTGGACGATCCGGAGCAGACGACAGAACTTGTCACCTATGCCCGCCGGGTGCGCCCCGATCTGCGGATCATCGCGCGGGCCCGCGACCGAGGGCATGTCTATCACCTCTACCGGGCGGGGGCGTCCAACATCGTGCGGGAACTCTTCGACAGTTCGCTGCGCGTCGGTCGCTACGTTCTGGAGGAAATGGGCCTGTCCGACTTCGAGGCACGCGAACTGGAAAGCGCCTTTTTCGATTTCGACCGCCACGCGGTGCGCGAACTGGCACAAGTCTGGAAACCCGGCGTACCGGCCCACAAGAACGAGGCTTATGTCAAACGCGCCCGGGAATTGAATGCCGGGCTGGAAACCGCGCTGCTTGGCCGCCTGCGCCGCGACGATGCCGCAAGCAGCGAGGAATAGAACGTAGCGGGCACGAAAAAACCGCGGCCCGAGGGCCGCGGCATAGACTTCTGGATCAAATTCAGACCGCTCAGGCCGCGCGGGAGACGAGAACCTCTCCAACCTTTTTCTGCGCGCCGGCCTCATCCACACCGGAGACGGCCGCCACTTCGCGGGTCAGACGCTCTAGCGCGGCTTCGTACAACTGACGTTCGGAATAGCTCTGCTCCCGCTGATCGTCGGCACGGTGCAGGTCACGCACCACCTCGGCAATCGAGATCAGGTCGCCCGAGTTGATCTTCTGTTCGTATTCCTGGGCCCGGCGGGACCACATCGCGCGCTTGACCTTGGCCTTGCCCTTCAGCACGGTCATCGCCTTCGACACGACGTCGGGCGTGGAGAGCGAGCGCATGCCCACCTCGGTCGCCTTGTTCGTCGGCACCCGCAACGTCATCTTGTCCTTCTCGAACGAGATCACGAAGAGCTCAAGCGGGATGCCCGCGATCTCCTGTTCCTCGATCGACATGATCTGACCCACACCATGGGCCGGGTACACAACATAGTCGTTGGGGCGGAATTCAGACTTCTTGGTTTTGGACATTCAGTGCTTCCTCACATGGACCCCTGTGAATTCGAGACAGCGCCGACGTCCGGAAAGAGTGATTCCGGCCACTAGGATCCCTCTGGCGCTGAAAAAACACACCGCAGAACGGAGCGCTGCGAGTGGATATCAGGAGTCGGTCAGCCATTTGTTCAAGCAATGTAACAGAAAAACGCAGCGAAGAAAAGCGCTGCGCTGCAGGATGGCAGCCAACTCATTGATACAAATTGTGATTTCCCGCCCAAACCATGGGCGGGAACTGCGAATCAATCCTTAACCGCCCTCGCCCGGCGTCTCGGAGAAGTATTTCTCCCGCTTGCCGGTCTCGCCATCCTTCGCCTCGGCCTCGGGCAGCGGGTCCTTGCGGGTGATGATGCAGGGCCACTGTTCGGCGTATTTCCGGTTGAACTCGACCCATTCGTCCATGTCGGGTTCGGTGTCGGGGCGGATCGCGTCGGCGGGGCATTCCGGCTCGCACACGCCGCAGTCGATGCACTCGTCGGGATGAATCACCAGCATGTTCTCACCCTCGTAGAAGCAGTCCACGGGACAGACTTCGACGCAGTCGGTGTACTTGCAGGCGATGCAGTTGTCGGTCACGACATATGTCATGTGCAGAACCTCGGTTTACAGATCGGGGGACGACGTAAACCACTGACGCGCATCATTCAAGCGGCCCTTTTCGGCTTTGCTCAAACATGCGGCGATCTTTCTTCGTGGGACGTCCGCGCCCTTCGTATCTAGGCGCCTTGGCCGGCATTTCCTTGATCGGGGTCAAGTCTTCGTAAAGCGCCTGCGCCTCGGGGGCCGGGCCGCGGCGCTCTCCGGGCGCGATGATGCGCACGACGCGGATGTCGTGCCCCTGTGGAAAGGTCAGCGTGTCGCCGGGCCCGACCTTGCGGGCGGGTTTGTCGGTCTTGGCGGCATTCACACGAACATGCCCGCCCGCAACGAGTTTCGCGGCCAGCGTGCGCGTCTTGAAGAAACGCGCATGCCAAAGCCACTTGTCCAACCGTATTTGCGGGCGCGGCGCGTCCGTCACGGGCTATTTCTTGTCCTTCAACCCCATCAGCGCGGCGGCGAACGGGTTATCGGGATCGATGGGCTTTTCCTTCCGCGGCGGGCGCGCCTCAAAGCTCTTGGGCTTGTCGCCGCGCGGGCCGCCGCCCTTGCCCTTGGGTTTGCCGCCCGGCTTGCCGCCGCCACGGGGCTTGCCCTTGCCCTGGGGCCGGTCGCCCCGCTCTCCGCGCGGGCCGCCACGCCGGCGGGGCGCCCATGCGAAGGTGTAGAACACCTCGATCTCGGGCACGCCATCGGCGGTCTCTTCGGCGGAGTCGGCTGCGTCCGCAGGCGCGGCGTCCGCGTCGACCTCGGTCGCGGGGGGCACCTCCTCGGGCGCTGTCTCGACAGGCGCCGCCTCGGGCGCAGCCGCTTCGACCGCTGCCGCCTCGGCCTCGGACGATGCAGCGGGCGTCTCTTCGGCTGTGGCCTCTGCCACATCGGCGGGCTGCTCCCCGGCAGGCTGTTCCGCCGGGGCCGGTTTGACCTTGGGCCGCTCGCCGCGTTCCGCCTTGTACCCAAGGCCCTGCATCAGGTCCGCGAACTGTTCCAGCGTCGTGCCGGTGATCGACAGCATGTCGGGCTTGGCCTCGAATCCGCCACGGGTGTCCTCGACCCGCAGCAAGTCGGCCAGACGCTCCAGCATGTCGATCCGAATCGCCCGGCTGCCCGCGGCGCGATAGCCCGCCAGGGTGTGATGCTCTGCCGGCGTGCCCTCGGCGACGGGAATGGTGACCAGACCCGGCGGCGGGCTTTCGGGAAACTCGTCCAGCCCCTTGTGCAGCGACCAAAGCACCAGCCGCAGCCGCGTCGGCGCGGGTTTCAGCAACAGCGGCATGAAGATCGTGAACTGACCAAAGCGCAGCCCGTGCTTGCGCAGCGCACCGCGCGCATCCTGATCCAACGCCTTGACGTCATCGGCAACCCGATCGCGCGGCAGGATGCCCAACGCCTCGACCATCTGGAACGCAAAGCCCCGGGGAAGCCCGGTCAGCGTTTCGTCCCGTTGCAGGTTCAGAAGCGGCTCGAACAGGGTGGCGATGCGGCGGTCGATGAAATGCTGCAACCGGCGGCGCACCTTTTCAACGATCTCGGCCCCGGCCTCTTCATCGACGAAGGCCTCGACCATGGGTTTCAGCGGATCGGCACCCGCAACCAGCTTGCCGACCGCATGTTCGCCCCACATCAGGCCGCCCTGCTCGGTGAAATCAAGCTCGGTATCGGGCGCGTTGTAGAACCGGTCGGCGCGCAGGTGGAATTCCGGAGCCAGCGCCGCCAGAGCGGCCTGGCGCAGCGTTCGGGCCTCATCCGGGCTCGACGTCGAATCCTGTCGGAAGCGGCACCCCTCCAGCCGGCCGAC
The genomic region above belongs to Rhodovulum sp. P5 and contains:
- the fdxA gene encoding ferredoxin FdxA, producing the protein MTYVVTDNCIACKYTDCVEVCPVDCFYEGENMLVIHPDECIDCGVCEPECPADAIRPDTEPDMDEWVEFNRKYAEQWPCIITRKDPLPEAEAKDGETGKREKYFSETPGEGG
- a CDS encoding monovalent cation:proton antiporter-2 (CPA2) family protein — encoded protein: MDGFFLQALIYLTAAVIAVPIATRLGLGSVLGYLSAGIVIGPVLGLVGSETANLQHFAEFGVVLMLFLIGLELEPKSLWQMRGRLLGLGGLQVALTTAAIMATALAFGLVWQQALAIGMVLALSSTAIVLQTLNEKGLMPTVGGRASFSVLLTQDIAVIPMLVVLPLLANGPKASFAPDGSVIRHSVEAAKAHGLSLVDGLPGWGVALVTLGAVAFVILLGHYLIRPLFRFVHMAHLREMYTAVALLLMIGIAVLMSMVGLSPALGTFLAGVVLADSEFRHDLESNIEHFKGLLLGLFFITVGAGIDFELLLADPGLLVTLALLVMAIKAVILLIVARIFRLKGQDRWLFTLGLAQAGEFGFVLVGVALQQRIFPEDTGQTLLLVIALSMLLTPLAFIAHKLLSERLARSGQSAQHSPDEIDERHPIIIAGIGRFGQVVQRMLQMSGYRATVIDDDLQTINLMRRFGVKSFFGDPTRPETLRAAGLDTARVLVVALDDPEQTTELVTYARRVRPDLRIIARARDRGHVYHLYRAGASNIVRELFDSSLRVGRYVLEEMGLSDFEARELESAFFDFDRHAVRELAQVWKPGVPAHKNEAYVKRARELNAGLETALLGRLRRDDAASSEE
- a CDS encoding SIMPL domain-containing protein, which codes for MRLISLLLVCAGLASPLPALSAGQLTVSGYGAVDVIPDMATVTLGVTHEARTADRAMAAVSDDLSAVLDGLRSAGIADTDLQTSGLDLSPVWSSYGSGQRREITGFVASSTVTARLRELDRLGVLLDEVIADGANGFRGLSFGVQDRDPILDAARRAAVQDARAKAKLYADAAGVALGPILLIEEGGVQTPRPMMLEGMRAASDAVPVAPGEVTISASVTMVFQIGE
- a CDS encoding CarD family transcriptional regulator, translated to MSKTKKSEFRPNDYVVYPAHGVGQIMSIEEQEIAGIPLELFVISFEKDKMTLRVPTNKATEVGMRSLSTPDVVSKAMTVLKGKAKVKRAMWSRRAQEYEQKINSGDLISIAEVVRDLHRADDQREQSYSERQLYEAALERLTREVAAVSGVDEAGAQKKVGEVLVSRAA
- a CDS encoding RNA-binding S4 domain-containing protein, whose product is MTDAPRPQIRLDKWLWHARFFKTRTLAAKLVAGGHVRVNAAKTDKPARKVGPGDTLTFPQGHDIRVVRIIAPGERRGPAPEAQALYEDLTPIKEMPAKAPRYEGRGRPTKKDRRMFEQSRKGPLE